The following proteins are encoded in a genomic region of Arachis ipaensis cultivar K30076 chromosome B02, Araip1.1, whole genome shotgun sequence:
- the LOC110269162 gene encoding uncharacterized protein LOC110269162 yields the protein MVALPDLIKPKLPNSEQEESALLESNKSSSMMEQIPFPQIPDELQTDLTPFSLGDQDFLTRIDDPNFADYFGPLGAYELGLAPQHTIGFPFFDPSEGSCRIGSTDIIGSSKNYDSIFDDLPVNMFDHMDPPSIPSKL from the coding sequence ATGGTGGCATTACCAGATCTTATCAAGCCCAAGTTGCCTAATTCTGAGCAAGAAGAATCTGCACTTTTGGAGAGCAATAAAAGCAGTAGTATGATGGAACAAATTCCCTTCCCTCAGATTCCTGATGAACTCCAAACTGATCTAACACCATTCTCATTGGGAGACCAAGATTTCTTGACTAGAATTGATGATCCAAATTTTGCTGATTACTTTGGACCTCTTGGTGCATATGAGCTTGGGCTAGCCCCACAACACACCATTGGGTTCCCTTTCTTTGATCCATCAGAAGGAAGTTGCAGAATTGGGTCAACGGATATCATAGGTAGCTCCAAAAACTATGACAGCATCTTTGATGATCTCCCAGTTAACATGTTTGATCATATGGATCCACCTTCAATTCCTTCCAAGCTCTGA
- the LOC107624806 gene encoding uncharacterized protein LOC107624806 — MMSREAIRLDVAPKDGNWGFDISERQAMLPPGTVDENAVKIYKELPRWEEPVLQTKARYQHIVKDLADKHPTENLLLVTHGEGVGVALSSFKKGTTVYEVDYCGYVELRRPIFKKDQSFVAGEFEVTGQTAVNFISSEIL, encoded by the exons ATGATGAGCAGAGAGGCTATCAGGCTTGATGTTGCTCCAAAAGATGGAAATTGGGGTTTTGATATATCCGAGCGCCAAGCCATGCTTCCACCTGGCACAGTTGATGAAAATGCAGTAAAAATCTATAAAGAG TTGCCCCGGTGGGAAGAGCCTGTTTTGCAAACTAAGGCAAGATATCAGCACATCGTCAAAGACCTCGCGGATAAACATCCTACCGAAAACTTGCTGCTTGTCACACATG GGGAAGGAGTTGGGGTTGCTCTTTCTTCATTCAAGAAGGGTACAACAGTTTATGAAGTTGATTACTGTGGATATGTGGAACTTCGACGCCCTATTTTCAAGAAAGACCAATCATTTGTTGCTGGGGAGTTTGAAGTAACTGGCCAAACAGCTGTAAACTTCATCTCCTCCGAAATCCTTTGA